From a single Serratia surfactantfaciens genomic region:
- a CDS encoding ASCH domain-containing protein → MATAIPQKYEHLERWAFGDTEQQADEVVQLILNGTKTATCSNLDGEGIPQAGDLFLVVDGKGEPVCAVELTAVEMKTYDQVDEAHAYAEGEGDRSLAHWRKELQRFFEEYDLFSPDMTLVLMNFKVVDKF, encoded by the coding sequence TTCCACAGAAATACGAGCACCTTGAACGCTGGGCGTTCGGCGATACCGAACAGCAGGCCGATGAAGTGGTGCAATTGATCCTGAATGGCACCAAAACGGCCACCTGTTCCAACCTGGATGGCGAGGGGATCCCGCAGGCTGGCGATCTGTTCCTGGTGGTGGACGGCAAGGGCGAGCCGGTCTGTGCGGTTGAACTGACTGCGGTAGAAATGAAAACCTACGATCAGGTGGATGAGGCGCACGCCTATGCTGAAGGTGAGGGCGACCGTTCACTGGCGCATTGGCGCAAAGAGCTGCAGCGTTTCTTCGAAGAATACGATCTGTTCTCGCCGGATATGACGCTGGTGCTGATGAATTTCAAAGTCGTCGACAAATTCTAA
- a CDS encoding fimbrial biogenesis chaperone — protein sequence MRSTLLRLPLLAGLLLAGQPQAFAAASILIWPIDPVIEDNQQATALWLENRDSKPVYMQIRVLGWQQTGGKDDYRNQSEVVASPPVATILPGKRQLIRLIKQTPVAAGQERAYRILVDEVPIKDKDGAAPDKGAQMGLKFQMRYSVPLFVSGKDVWTKQDFEHPRDYATANQPKLSYRLLQQNSQRWLDVRNDGIVHARLSQVSIQGKPLNNGLLGYVLPGSQMRFALPSSGSFAAGKLQAIVNDNKQPVTIPAY from the coding sequence ATGCGTAGTACTCTGCTCCGCCTGCCCCTGCTGGCAGGATTGCTGTTAGCTGGCCAGCCGCAGGCCTTCGCCGCCGCCTCCATTCTGATTTGGCCCATCGATCCGGTCATCGAAGACAATCAGCAGGCGACGGCCCTGTGGCTCGAAAACCGTGACAGCAAGCCGGTCTATATGCAAATTCGCGTGCTCGGCTGGCAACAAACCGGCGGCAAAGACGACTACCGCAACCAAAGCGAGGTGGTCGCCAGCCCACCGGTCGCCACCATTCTCCCCGGCAAACGCCAACTGATTCGTCTGATCAAGCAGACGCCGGTCGCCGCCGGGCAAGAACGGGCTTACCGGATACTGGTCGATGAGGTGCCGATCAAAGATAAAGACGGCGCGGCGCCCGATAAGGGCGCGCAGATGGGGCTGAAATTCCAGATGCGCTATTCGGTGCCGCTGTTCGTCAGCGGCAAAGACGTGTGGACCAAGCAGGACTTCGAACACCCGCGCGACTATGCCACCGCCAACCAACCCAAGCTCAGCTACCGCCTGCTGCAGCAAAACAGCCAGCGCTGGCTTGACGTGCGCAATGACGGCATCGTGCACGCCCGTCTGTCGCAGGTCAGTATCCAGGGCAAGCCGCTCAACAACGGGCTGCTGGGGTATGTGCTGCCGGGTTCGCAGATGCGCTTCGCCCTGCCGTCGTCGGGCAGTTTCGCCGCCGGCAAGCTGCAGGCGATAGTCAACGACAACAAACAACCCGTAACCATCCCGGCTTACTGA
- a CDS encoding spore coat U domain-containing protein, with the protein MLLTALIGAPAAHADTVSQGFTVNASIIKGCVLGSGVTNVTSFGSMSFGQVASLSSPIKIVSSAGAGSILIRCNPGLSVSLALNVGNNVTGSIASGRKLLNSATSETLVYQLYQDTNYTVLWGDGGNGGAVQTVASTGSTQEIKIYASLMASSTLPTSGTYNDTVLVTVSY; encoded by the coding sequence CTGCTGCTGACGGCGCTGATCGGCGCCCCTGCGGCCCATGCCGACACCGTCAGCCAAGGTTTTACGGTCAACGCCTCGATCATCAAAGGCTGCGTGCTCGGCAGCGGCGTCACCAACGTCACCTCGTTCGGCAGCATGAGTTTTGGCCAGGTGGCGTCCTTAAGCAGCCCGATAAAAATTGTCTCGAGCGCCGGCGCCGGCTCGATCCTGATCCGCTGCAACCCTGGACTCAGCGTCAGCCTCGCATTGAACGTCGGCAATAATGTCACCGGCTCCATCGCCAGCGGGCGAAAGCTGTTGAACTCGGCCACCTCGGAAACGCTGGTTTATCAGCTCTACCAGGATACCAACTACACCGTTTTGTGGGGCGACGGCGGCAACGGCGGCGCCGTCCAAACCGTCGCCTCCACCGGCAGCACGCAAGAAATAAAAATCTACGCCAGTTTAATGGCGAGCAGCACCTTGCCCACCAGCGGCACCTACAACGATACGGTCTTAGTGACAGTGAGTTATTGA
- a CDS encoding spore coat U domain-containing protein, which produces MMSRQVKIFLAALLLMCGQRAMADCATTNGTVTLPSSNSFAVYNGQISAQGTAGLNCTGLGLNLLTQNTVTVKIASTTNNMALLNTNGSGDKISYLIYPDSNYQYPYSVGQTIDYSSLNLLSLILISSNVNFPVYIKTVAGANVSAGTYTDTINLVWNYHICGLGLIGLCIWWDGTNQPSTVTVTAIITKSCLINTANNVNFGSMALVGQFNPINQSITLTCTKSQAYSSYFTNGNNPITGWRQMLSGTSNFLQYQIYLPNTSTVWSSTNAQSGTGTGLAQSIPFTAAINPAQTEVPVGTYQDNVSYVVTY; this is translated from the coding sequence ATGATGTCTCGGCAAGTGAAAATCTTTTTGGCGGCGCTGCTGTTGATGTGCGGGCAACGCGCGATGGCGGACTGCGCCACCACCAACGGCACGGTTACTCTGCCCAGCAGCAACTCTTTCGCCGTCTACAACGGCCAGATAAGCGCCCAGGGCACCGCTGGGCTGAACTGCACCGGCCTGGGGCTCAACCTGTTGACGCAAAACACCGTCACGGTCAAGATCGCATCCACCACCAATAACATGGCTTTGCTGAATACCAATGGCTCCGGCGATAAAATTTCCTACCTGATCTATCCAGATTCTAACTACCAGTACCCTTATAGCGTCGGTCAGACCATCGATTACAGCTCGCTGAACCTGCTGTCGCTGATCCTGATCTCGTCCAACGTCAACTTTCCGGTATATATCAAAACCGTCGCTGGGGCGAACGTCAGCGCCGGCACCTATACCGACACCATCAACCTGGTGTGGAACTACCATATTTGCGGCCTGGGTCTGATCGGCCTGTGCATCTGGTGGGACGGCACCAACCAGCCCAGCACCGTGACCGTGACCGCAATCATCACCAAGAGCTGCCTGATCAATACCGCCAACAACGTCAACTTCGGCAGTATGGCGCTGGTGGGGCAATTCAATCCGATCAACCAAAGCATCACCCTCACCTGCACCAAATCGCAGGCGTACAGTTCCTACTTTACCAACGGCAACAACCCCATCACCGGTTGGCGGCAAATGCTCAGCGGTACCAGCAACTTCCTCCAGTATCAGATCTACCTACCCAATACCAGCACCGTGTGGAGCAGCACCAACGCGCAAAGCGGCACCGGCACCGGGTTGGCGCAAAGCATTCCCTTTACCGCCGCCATCAACCCGGCGCAGACCGAAGTGCCGGTCGGCACCTATCAGGATAACGTCAGCTATGTCGTGACCTATTAG
- the rsmF gene encoding 16S rRNA (cytosine(1407)-C(5))-methyltransferase RsmF, with translation MAKSTAVFLPPAFLDATRAIMPAELAMEDFIAACQRPLRRSLRVNTLKISVADFLALVRDYDWRLEPIPWCAEGFWIERDDEELRLGSAAEHLSGLFYIQEASSMLPVSALFAGGAAPNRVLDVAAAPGSKTTQIAALMGNQGGIVANEYSASRVKVLHANISRCGVKNTALTHFDGRVFGAALPESFDAILLDAPCSGEGVVRKDPDAMSNWSPESVTEIAATQRELIDSAFHALAPGGVMVYSTCTLNAQENQQVVRWLLDTYGDAVSVEPLGELFPGADKALTAEGFLHVFPQIYDSEGFFVARLRKQHAVAPLPKPTYKVGNFPFSPLSGKETAQVAQAAAASGLSWGDDSRLWERDKEIWLFPAELEPLFGKVRFSRIGLKLAERFPKGFRWQHEAAIALAGSDGKQHFELDAALAQEWYHGRDLYPEQPPTGDECIVTYQGQPLGIAKRIGSRIKNNLPRELVRDGVLDFHQ, from the coding sequence GTGGCCAAATCCACCGCCGTTTTTCTGCCCCCCGCTTTCCTTGACGCCACCCGCGCCATCATGCCCGCCGAGCTGGCGATGGAAGATTTTATCGCCGCCTGCCAGCGCCCGCTGCGCCGCAGCCTGCGCGTCAACACGCTGAAAATCAGCGTCGCCGACTTCCTGGCGCTGGTGCGGGATTACGACTGGCGACTGGAGCCTATCCCCTGGTGCGCAGAAGGTTTCTGGATCGAACGTGACGACGAGGAACTGCGCCTCGGCAGCGCGGCCGAACACCTGAGCGGCCTGTTTTACATTCAGGAAGCCAGTTCGATGTTGCCGGTCAGCGCGCTGTTCGCCGGCGGCGCGGCGCCGAATCGGGTGCTGGACGTGGCGGCGGCGCCGGGATCCAAAACCACCCAGATCGCCGCGTTGATGGGTAATCAGGGAGGCATCGTCGCCAACGAATACTCCGCCAGCCGGGTGAAAGTGCTGCACGCCAATATCAGCCGCTGCGGCGTGAAGAACACCGCGCTGACCCACTTCGACGGCCGGGTGTTCGGCGCCGCGCTGCCGGAGAGTTTCGACGCCATTCTGCTCGATGCCCCCTGCTCCGGCGAAGGCGTGGTGCGCAAGGATCCGGACGCCATGAGCAACTGGTCGCCGGAAAGCGTGACCGAAATCGCCGCCACCCAACGCGAGCTGATCGACAGCGCGTTCCATGCGCTGGCGCCGGGCGGCGTGATGGTTTACTCCACCTGTACCCTCAATGCGCAGGAAAACCAGCAGGTGGTGCGCTGGCTGCTGGACACCTACGGCGACGCGGTCAGCGTCGAGCCGCTGGGCGAGCTGTTCCCCGGAGCCGACAAGGCGCTGACCGCCGAAGGCTTCCTGCACGTGTTTCCGCAGATTTACGACAGCGAAGGCTTCTTCGTCGCTCGCCTGCGTAAACAGCACGCCGTGGCGCCATTGCCGAAACCGACCTATAAAGTCGGTAACTTCCCGTTCAGCCCATTGTCCGGCAAGGAAACGGCGCAAGTCGCCCAGGCTGCCGCCGCATCCGGCTTAAGCTGGGGCGATGACAGCCGGCTATGGGAACGCGACAAGGAGATCTGGCTGTTTCCGGCCGAGCTGGAGCCACTGTTCGGCAAGGTGCGCTTTTCACGCATCGGCCTCAAACTGGCCGAGCGTTTCCCGAAAGGTTTCCGCTGGCAGCATGAGGCGGCGATCGCCCTTGCGGGCAGCGACGGCAAACAGCATTTCGAGCTGGACGCCGCGCTGGCGCAGGAGTGGTATCACGGCCGCGATCTCTACCCAGAGCAGCCACCGACAGGCGATGAGTGCATCGTCACCTATCAGGGGCAACCGCTGGGCATCGCCAAACGCATCGGCAGCCGCATCAAGAACAACCTGCCGCGCGAGCTGGTGCGCGACGGCGTGCTGGATTTCCACCAGTAA
- a CDS encoding spore coat U domain-containing protein: MARLAVTCMLLSLAGVCRADVSTATVGVSATLVKSCVAGTTSGGNTTFGTFNFGTVYFLNTAIKITGQANAGALQINCNNGTSYTVLLSGGQSGNTAARYLQSSAGARVNYNLYTSGSYATVWDNVTGVTQTATGQSVWLPVYGMIPVQTTPATGTYTDTVQVTINW; encoded by the coding sequence ATGGCGCGCCTGGCCGTCACCTGCATGCTGCTGTCGTTGGCGGGCGTTTGCCGCGCCGACGTCAGCACCGCGACGGTGGGCGTCAGCGCCACCCTGGTCAAATCCTGTGTCGCCGGCACCACCAGCGGCGGCAACACCACGTTCGGCACCTTCAACTTCGGCACGGTCTACTTCCTGAATACGGCGATAAAGATAACCGGCCAGGCGAACGCCGGCGCGCTGCAGATCAACTGCAACAACGGCACCAGTTACACGGTGCTGCTCAGCGGTGGGCAGAGCGGCAATACCGCTGCGCGCTATCTGCAAAGCTCAGCGGGCGCCCGCGTGAACTACAACCTGTATACCAGCGGCAGCTACGCCACCGTCTGGGATAATGTCACCGGCGTGACGCAGACCGCTACCGGCCAAAGCGTCTGGCTGCCGGTGTACGGCATGATCCCGGTGCAGACGACGCCGGCGACGGGCACCTACACGGATACGGTGCAGGTGACGATAAATTGGTGA
- a CDS encoding YebV family protein: MSKTVVKIGSFEVDDAHLHATADRAGTLSIPCKSDPDLCMQLDGWDEHTSIPAILNGKRSLLYKQHYDRQADAWVMRLA; this comes from the coding sequence ATGAGCAAAACCGTCGTAAAAATTGGCAGCTTCGAGGTCGATGACGCCCATCTTCACGCCACCGCCGATCGCGCCGGCACCCTGAGCATCCCTTGCAAGTCCGATCCGGACCTGTGCATGCAGCTCGACGGCTGGGATGAACACACCAGCATTCCGGCGATCCTCAACGGCAAACGGTCGCTGCTGTATAAGCAACACTACGATCGGCAGGCGGACGCCTGGGTAATGCGGCTGGCATGA
- a CDS encoding fimbria/pilus outer membrane usher protein, translated as MQLKPLALAVLCVAVELWPTFAAADDLPPPPSAISMPDTTLYLEPVVNGRQTGKVVPVAYRGGHYYLTPQQLIDAGLPVANKQAKEIAVDLLDKVEVTYSGETQQLLISVPNDWLPKQTLGDTSQEQRLPAQSSLGFLLNYDAYVSQSGGRGNPGYFSAWSEQRLFDGFGVFANTGIFRSSFNGETAAQQNNRYIRYDSSWRYSDDDTMLSYTAGDLTTGSLPWTSSVRIGGLQVARNFATRPDLITYPLPQFSGQAAVPSSVDLYINSYKNTSANVNPGPFTLNTVPYINGAGQATVVTTDALGRQISTTVPFYVASSLLQAGLSDFSLSAGALRQNYGYRSADYGQWVASGSGRYGVTDWLTLEGRAEGAAELAVTGAGAGVRLGQLGVLNASYSYSQAGSDAFNAPPVTPLYYDPITGQPVQQPDAGPVYQYTGRHGDQTSLSYTYSNQYFSLNAQRVLRSADFGDLSTYKSSYRLSRRTDQLTGSIGLSRFGSLGAGYFDVRDAIGQRTRLINLSYSLTLWRNISLYASANREIGGDGYSSQLQISIPFDAWGTANVSTARDAGNRWSERVAYSRAAPTDGGFGWNLAYAGGQGSNSDYRQADLTWRTSLLETRAGLYGSRNDYTRWGEVSGSLVAMNGGVYATNTINDAFALVSTNGYAGIPVSYENQRIGVTNDRGYLLVPTVTSYYHAKFQIDPLNLPADVNLPSVEKTVAIRDHSGYLVEFPVQRLSAADVELVDAQGKPLANGSQVAVIGGNQQSYVGWDGMTYIDPVQQHNRLSVIPADGGPPCQVSFSLANPQGLQRVGPLVCQ; from the coding sequence ATGCAGCTCAAGCCGCTGGCCCTGGCCGTACTCTGTGTGGCGGTGGAACTGTGGCCGACGTTCGCCGCCGCCGACGATCTGCCGCCGCCGCCCAGCGCCATCAGCATGCCGGATACCACGCTGTATCTGGAGCCGGTGGTGAACGGCCGCCAGACCGGTAAAGTGGTGCCGGTCGCCTACCGCGGCGGCCACTATTATTTAACGCCGCAGCAGCTGATCGACGCCGGCCTGCCGGTGGCGAACAAGCAGGCGAAAGAGATCGCCGTCGATCTGCTGGATAAGGTCGAGGTGACCTACAGCGGCGAAACGCAGCAGTTGCTGATTTCGGTGCCCAACGACTGGCTGCCCAAGCAAACCCTCGGCGACACGAGTCAGGAACAGCGTCTGCCGGCGCAGAGCAGCCTGGGCTTTTTGCTGAATTACGACGCCTACGTCAGCCAAAGCGGCGGGCGCGGCAATCCGGGCTATTTTTCCGCCTGGAGCGAACAGCGGCTGTTCGATGGCTTCGGCGTTTTCGCCAACACTGGCATCTTCCGCAGCAGCTTCAACGGTGAGACCGCCGCGCAGCAGAACAATCGCTATATCCGCTACGACAGCAGCTGGCGCTACAGCGACGACGACACCATGCTCAGCTATACCGCCGGCGATCTCACGACCGGTTCGCTGCCCTGGACCAGCTCGGTGCGCATCGGCGGCCTGCAGGTGGCGCGCAACTTCGCGACCCGCCCGGACCTCATAACCTACCCGCTGCCGCAGTTCTCCGGCCAGGCCGCCGTGCCGAGCAGCGTCGATCTGTACATCAACAGTTATAAAAACACCTCCGCCAACGTGAACCCTGGCCCGTTCACCCTGAACACCGTGCCCTACATCAACGGCGCCGGTCAGGCGACGGTGGTGACCACCGATGCGCTCGGCCGCCAGATCAGCACCACGGTGCCGTTCTACGTCGCCAGTTCACTTCTGCAGGCCGGGTTAAGCGATTTCAGCCTGTCGGCGGGCGCGCTGCGCCAAAACTACGGTTACCGCTCCGCTGACTATGGCCAGTGGGTGGCCAGCGGCAGCGGTCGTTACGGCGTCACCGATTGGCTCACGCTCGAAGGGCGAGCGGAAGGTGCGGCGGAGCTGGCGGTCACCGGCGCCGGTGCCGGGGTGCGCCTTGGGCAGTTGGGGGTGCTCAATGCCTCCTACAGCTACAGCCAGGCGGGCAGCGACGCCTTCAACGCCCCGCCGGTCACGCCGCTGTATTACGATCCGATCACCGGCCAGCCGGTACAGCAACCGGATGCCGGGCCGGTCTATCAGTACACCGGCCGCCACGGCGATCAAACCAGCCTGAGTTACACCTACAGCAACCAGTATTTCAGCCTCAACGCCCAACGGGTGCTGCGCAGCGCGGACTTTGGCGATCTTTCCACCTATAAGAGCAGCTACCGGCTGAGCCGCCGCACCGATCAGCTGACCGGCAGCATCGGCCTGAGCCGTTTCGGCAGCCTGGGCGCCGGTTATTTCGACGTGCGCGACGCCATCGGCCAGCGCACCCGTCTGATCAACCTGTCATACAGCCTGACGCTGTGGCGCAATATCAGCCTGTACGCCTCGGCAAACCGCGAAATTGGCGGCGACGGCTACAGCTCGCAGCTACAGATCAGCATTCCGTTCGATGCCTGGGGCACCGCCAACGTCAGCACCGCGCGCGACGCCGGCAACCGCTGGAGCGAGCGCGTCGCTTATAGTCGCGCCGCGCCGACCGACGGCGGTTTCGGCTGGAACCTGGCCTATGCCGGCGGCCAGGGCAGCAACAGCGATTATCGTCAGGCGGACCTGACCTGGCGCACCTCGCTGCTGGAAACCCGCGCCGGGCTGTACGGCAGCCGTAACGACTACACTCGCTGGGGGGAAGTCAGCGGTTCGCTGGTGGCGATGAACGGCGGCGTGTACGCCACCAACACCATCAACGACGCTTTCGCCTTGGTATCGACCAACGGTTACGCCGGCATTCCGGTCAGCTACGAGAACCAGCGCATCGGCGTCACTAACGATAGAGGCTACCTGCTGGTGCCCACCGTCACCTCGTATTACCACGCCAAATTCCAGATCGATCCGCTCAACCTGCCGGCGGACGTCAATTTGCCGTCGGTGGAAAAAACCGTCGCCATTCGCGATCACAGCGGCTATCTGGTCGAGTTCCCCGTTCAGCGCCTTTCCGCCGCCGACGTGGAGCTGGTCGACGCGCAAGGCAAACCGCTGGCCAACGGCAGCCAGGTCGCGGTGATTGGCGGCAATCAACAGAGCTACGTCGGATGGGATGGCATGACTTACATCGATCCGGTACAGCAACACAACCGACTGAGCGTAATCCCGGCCGACGGCGGCCCGCCGTGCCAGGTCAGTTTCAGCCTGGCCAATCCGCAGGGGCTGCAACGCGTCGGCCCTCTCGTCTGCCAGTAA
- a CDS encoding spore coat U domain-containing protein yields MKKTLAALTSAAILLCASGATYAAGTIQGTLGVTLTIGAGCVVTGGNSSGTTNNFGSLSFGTYSSLANVITASATGSGGTGTLGLNCTTGTNYTVTLDNGLNASGSQRRMASSVPAYISYNLYQDSAHSLPWNNTTNTLTGTGTGSAVPLIVYGLVPASGTTPAAGAYSDTVTMTVAW; encoded by the coding sequence ATGAAAAAGACTCTGGCGGCATTAACCTCGGCAGCTATTCTGCTGTGCGCCTCTGGTGCCACCTACGCGGCAGGCACCATTCAGGGCACGCTGGGCGTGACCCTGACCATCGGCGCCGGCTGCGTGGTCACCGGCGGCAACAGCTCCGGCACCACCAACAACTTCGGCTCTCTCAGCTTCGGCACCTACTCGTCGCTGGCTAACGTCATCACCGCCAGCGCCACCGGCAGCGGCGGCACCGGCACCCTGGGGCTGAACTGTACCACTGGCACCAACTATACCGTGACGCTCGACAACGGCCTCAACGCCTCGGGCAGCCAGCGGCGCATGGCCAGCAGCGTGCCTGCCTACATCAGCTATAACCTCTATCAGGACAGCGCCCACTCCTTACCGTGGAACAACACGACCAACACGTTGACCGGTACCGGCACCGGTTCGGCGGTACCGTTGATCGTCTACGGTCTGGTGCCCGCCTCGGGCACCACCCCGGCGGCCGGCGCGTACAGCGACACCGTCACCATGACCGTCGCCTGGTAA
- a CDS encoding spore coat U domain-containing protein has product MKKILMVLTSVASLLCVSGAANAAGTIQGTVGVTITIGAGCVVTGGNSSGTTNDFGSISFGTYSSLANVITASATGSGGTGTLGLNCTTGTNYTVTLDNGLNASGSQRRMASSVPAYISYNLYQDSAHATPWNNTTSPLTGTGTGSAVPLIVYGLVPAAGTTPAAGVYSDTVTMTVTW; this is encoded by the coding sequence ATGAAAAAAATTCTGATGGTTTTGACCTCGGTAGCCTCTCTGCTGTGCGTCAGCGGCGCAGCTAACGCAGCGGGCACCATTCAGGGCACGGTGGGCGTGACGATTACCATCGGCGCCGGCTGCGTGGTCACCGGCGGCAACAGTTCCGGCACCACCAACGACTTTGGCTCCATCAGCTTCGGCACCTACTCGTCGCTGGCTAACGTCATCACCGCCAGCGCCACCGGCAGCGGCGGCACCGGCACCCTGGGGCTGAACTGTACCACCGGCACCAACTATACCGTGACGCTCGACAACGGCCTTAACGCCTCGGGCAGCCAGCGGCGCATGGCCAGCAGCGTGCCCGCCTACATCAGCTATAACCTCTACCAGGACAGCGCTCACGCCACTCCCTGGAACAACACCACAAGTCCCTTGACCGGTACCGGCACCGGTTCGGCGGTACCGCTGATCGTCTACGGTCTGGTGCCTGCCGCTGGCACCACCCCGGCGGCCGGCGTGTACAGCGATACCGTCACCATGACCGTCACCTGGTAA